A genome region from Bacillaceae bacterium IKA-2 includes the following:
- the mgtE gene encoding magnesium transporter, producing the protein MVKLDQENREGFTMQVIQTIIDQNNSDFRELFFELHPTDQIDILNSVSKKQRGLIYKYVTPEEFAEIFEGLELSKQKQYIAELQQNYAIDVINNMSYDDIADFLGELPENKKELYLSKMDKEEAQEVIHLLKYDDQTAGAIMTTEFISVSSSETVIKVMNRLRLEAPEAETIYYLYVIDEQFKLVGVVSLRDLIVAQLEEKVEDVMLSRVKSVETHTDQEEVAKIMRKYDFLAIPVTAQGMLVGIITFDDIMDVVEEETEEDFGEMFAVRGSIDTNITAFAAAKKRSPWIIILMFLGLITAGVIGQFEDTLSEVILLSVFIPLIMGSAGNTGTQALAVVVRSLALGTLDNLTTSKMIRREFGTGIILGIICALTLLVLIPLLYPEGGLWLAAIVGLSLFVTLSISTMVGATVPLIINKLKIDPAVASGPFITTINDLLGLIIYFSIATALLDYLPH; encoded by the coding sequence ATGGTAAAATTAGACCAAGAAAACCGTGAAGGATTTACAATGCAAGTAATCCAAACGATTATTGATCAAAATAACTCGGATTTTCGAGAGTTATTTTTTGAGTTACACCCGACGGACCAAATTGACATTCTTAATTCTGTATCAAAAAAGCAAAGAGGTCTTATTTATAAATATGTCACACCAGAAGAATTCGCTGAAATTTTCGAAGGCTTAGAACTTTCTAAGCAAAAACAATACATTGCTGAATTACAGCAAAACTATGCAATCGACGTTATTAACAATATGTCCTATGACGACATTGCAGATTTTTTAGGTGAATTACCCGAAAATAAGAAAGAACTTTATTTAAGTAAAATGGACAAAGAAGAGGCCCAAGAAGTTATTCATCTACTCAAATATGATGATCAAACAGCAGGGGCGATCATGACAACTGAGTTTATCTCTGTATCTTCATCTGAGACCGTTATTAAAGTTATGAACAGACTACGTCTTGAAGCTCCTGAAGCTGAAACTATTTATTATCTATATGTGATTGATGAACAATTTAAGTTAGTCGGGGTTGTTTCACTGAGAGACTTAATAGTCGCACAATTAGAAGAGAAAGTTGAAGACGTTATGCTTTCTCGAGTTAAATCAGTTGAAACACATACCGACCAAGAGGAAGTAGCAAAAATTATGAGAAAATATGATTTTTTAGCTATTCCCGTAACAGCCCAAGGAATGCTTGTAGGTATCATTACTTTCGATGACATCATGGACGTTGTCGAAGAAGAAACAGAAGAAGATTTTGGAGAGATGTTTGCAGTTAGAGGCTCTATTGATACGAATATAACCGCTTTTGCTGCCGCAAAAAAACGTTCTCCTTGGATCATCATCCTAATGTTTTTAGGCCTCATTACAGCTGGAGTTATCGGACAGTTTGAAGATACGCTATCAGAAGTGATTTTACTGTCTGTGTTTATCCCTTTAATTATGGGTTCTGCTGGTAATACCGGCACTCAGGCATTAGCAGTTGTCGTTCGTAGTCTAGCATTGGGTACCCTTGATAATTTAACAACTAGTAAAATGATACGTCGCGAGTTTGGTACCGGAATTATACTTGGTATAATTTGCGCCTTAACTTTATTGGTATTAATTCCTTTGTTATATCCTGAAGGAGGTTTATGGTTAGCAGCCATCGTCGGTTTATCATTATTTGTTACGTTAAGTATATCCACTATGGTCGGGGCCACAGTTCCCCTTATTATTAATAAGCTTAAAATTGACCCAGCAGTCGCATCAGGTCCATTTATTACAACGATTAATGATTTATTAGGCCTAATTATTTACTTTTCAATTGCAACAGCCTTATTAGATTATTTACCTCATTAA
- a CDS encoding acyl-CoA dehydrogenase, producing the protein MNFELTKEQLMIKEMVRDFAKNEIAPFAAEIDKTERFPIETFKKMGELGLMGIPFPEEYGGSGGDAISYILAVEEIGKACGSTGLSYAAAISLGASPLYYFGTEEQKQEYLIPLASGKSLGAFGLTEPNAGSDAGGTQTKAVVDGDDFVINGEKCWITNAGFARSVIVTAVTGKDDRGKKVISAIIVPTDTPGFKINSNYEKMGVRGSNTSELVLEDVRVPRTNLLGDPDKGFGQFLYTLDGGRISIASLAVGIAQAAFEAALKYSQERKQFGKTLSSFQAIQFKLADMAMEIELARNMVLKAAWLKDQDKPFKKEAAYAKLFASEMATRACNQAIQIHGGYGYMREYQVERYLRDAKLMEIGEGTSEIQRIVIARQLLS; encoded by the coding sequence ATGAATTTTGAATTAACAAAAGAGCAATTAATGATTAAAGAAATGGTAAGAGATTTTGCGAAAAATGAAATTGCACCCTTTGCTGCAGAAATAGATAAAACGGAAAGATTTCCTATTGAGACATTTAAAAAAATGGGTGAGTTGGGATTAATGGGGATTCCTTTTCCTGAAGAATATGGTGGTTCAGGTGGAGATGCAATCTCTTACATTTTAGCAGTTGAAGAAATTGGTAAGGCGTGTGGAAGTACAGGTCTAAGCTATGCGGCAGCAATTTCTCTAGGGGCAAGTCCACTTTATTACTTTGGAACTGAAGAACAAAAACAAGAATACTTAATTCCGTTAGCTTCTGGAAAATCTCTAGGTGCTTTTGGTTTAACTGAACCTAACGCTGGTTCAGATGCTGGTGGGACACAAACAAAGGCAGTCGTTGATGGTGATGATTTTGTTATCAATGGAGAAAAATGTTGGATTACGAACGCCGGATTCGCTCGTTCAGTGATCGTTACAGCAGTGACAGGAAAAGATGATCGAGGTAAAAAAGTTATTTCAGCGATTATTGTGCCAACAGATACACCGGGTTTCAAAATTAATAGTAACTATGAAAAGATGGGTGTTCGTGGCTCAAATACATCGGAGTTAGTTTTAGAAGATGTAAGAGTACCTAGAACAAACTTATTAGGAGATCCTGACAAAGGATTTGGACAATTTTTATATACATTAGATGGGGGAAGAATTTCAATTGCTTCTCTTGCGGTAGGTATTGCCCAAGCGGCATTTGAAGCGGCATTAAAATATTCCCAAGAAAGAAAGCAGTTTGGAAAGACTCTTTCAAGTTTTCAAGCAATTCAATTTAAACTTGCAGACATGGCTATGGAAATTGAGTTAGCTAGAAATATGGTTTTAAAAGCTGCTTGGTTAAAAGACCAAGATAAACCATTTAAAAAGGAAGCTGCATACGCAAAATTATTTGCATCTGAAATGGCGACACGAGCTTGTAATCAAGCAATTCAGATCCATGGTGGCTACGGGTATATGCGTGAATACCAGGTTGAACGTTACTTAAGAGATGCAAAGTTAATGGAAATTGGTGAAGGAACATCAGAAATTCAAAGGATTGTTATTGCTCGTCAACTTCTTTCATAA
- a CDS encoding AMP-binding protein: protein MAEEINVTVGQLLEDVAKRIPNNDALVYPDRDLRLTYKEFDLSCRDVAKGLMGLGIKKSEHVAIWASNRPEWVTSQFATGKMGAVLVTVNTSYRTAELEYLLKQSDSTTLILMEQFKGASYIEMLNEIIPELKDTEPGKLTSEKLPYLKNIIVLGENRYPGTYSWDDVLDLKDKVSDRELEECMNSLDPHDAINMQYTSGTTGFPKGIMLTHHNIINNGANIAECMNLTEADRMCIPVPFFHCFGCVLGTMACVTVGATMVPVQEFSAQAVLSAVEKEKCTALHGVPTMFIAELNDPDFEKYDLSSLRTGIMAGSTCPIEVMKAVVEKMGADQITIAYGQTESSPVITQTRVNDPIEIRVATVGRALPNVEVKIVDPATGEEVPRGVQGDLCTRGYHVMKGYYKNPEETAKVIDNENWLHTGDLAEMDENGYCKITGRLKDMIIRGGENIYPREIEEFLYHHPKVLDVQVVGIPDEKLGEDVAAWIQLKEGETATAEEIREFCLGKIARYKVPRYIGFCDEFPMTASGKIQKFLLREQSTKLPKLT, encoded by the coding sequence ATGGCTGAAGAAATTAATGTGACAGTAGGTCAACTTTTAGAGGATGTTGCGAAGAGAATTCCAAACAATGACGCGCTTGTTTATCCAGATAGAGACTTACGTCTTACGTACAAGGAGTTTGATCTCAGTTGTAGAGATGTAGCAAAAGGATTAATGGGGTTAGGAATAAAAAAGAGTGAACATGTTGCGATATGGGCGAGTAATCGCCCTGAGTGGGTCACGTCCCAATTTGCAACTGGAAAAATGGGTGCAGTTTTAGTTACTGTAAATACGAGTTATCGAACTGCTGAGTTAGAGTATTTGTTAAAGCAATCAGATTCAACGACTTTAATATTAATGGAGCAGTTCAAAGGTGCGTCTTACATTGAGATGCTTAACGAAATTATTCCAGAATTGAAAGATACTGAACCTGGGAAATTAACTTCAGAAAAATTACCATATTTGAAAAATATAATTGTTTTAGGTGAAAATCGCTACCCAGGCACTTATTCTTGGGATGATGTTTTAGACTTAAAAGACAAAGTGTCTGATCGTGAGTTAGAGGAGTGTATGAATTCTCTTGACCCACATGATGCGATTAATATGCAATATACATCAGGAACAACAGGATTTCCAAAGGGTATTATGCTAACACATCATAATATTATTAACAATGGAGCTAACATCGCTGAGTGTATGAATTTAACTGAAGCTGACCGGATGTGTATTCCTGTTCCATTTTTCCATTGCTTTGGATGTGTGTTAGGAACTATGGCGTGTGTAACTGTTGGTGCAACGATGGTACCAGTTCAAGAATTTAGTGCTCAAGCTGTTTTATCGGCAGTTGAAAAAGAAAAGTGTACGGCTCTACACGGAGTCCCAACGATGTTTATTGCTGAGTTAAACGATCCTGATTTTGAGAAATATGATCTTTCCTCTCTTAGAACTGGGATCATGGCTGGATCAACGTGCCCTATAGAAGTAATGAAGGCAGTCGTTGAAAAAATGGGTGCAGATCAAATAACGATTGCTTACGGTCAAACAGAGTCCTCACCTGTAATAACGCAAACGAGAGTTAATGATCCAATTGAGATTCGTGTTGCCACAGTTGGGCGTGCACTGCCGAACGTTGAGGTAAAAATAGTTGATCCAGCAACGGGTGAAGAAGTTCCGCGAGGGGTACAAGGTGATTTATGTACAAGAGGGTACCATGTTATGAAGGGCTACTACAAAAATCCAGAAGAAACGGCTAAAGTTATTGACAATGAGAACTGGCTTCATACGGGTGACTTAGCAGAAATGGATGAAAATGGTTACTGCAAAATAACTGGACGCTTAAAAGATATGATTATCCGAGGTGGAGAAAATATTTATCCTCGGGAAATCGAAGAATTTTTATACCATCATCCGAAAGTTCTTGATGTCCAAGTAGTGGGGATTCCTGATGAAAAACTAGGTGAGGATGTAGCGGCATGGATACAGTTGAAAGAAGGAGAAACTGCAACAGCTGAAGAAATTCGCGAATTTTGTTTAGGGAAAATAGCAAGATATAAAGTGCCTAGGTATATTGGGTTTTGTGATGAATTTCCAATGACTGCATCAGGAAAAATTCAAAAGTTTCTATTGCGTGAACAATCAACTAAATTGCCAAAACTAACTTAA
- a CDS encoding acetyl-CoA carboxylase biotin carboxylase subunit, with protein MFKKILIANRGEIAVRVIRTCKKLGIKTVCVYSEADAEALHVKLADEAFLLGPPKVSESYLKADKIIEIAKLSQAEAIHPGYGLLSENSKFAAQCEEAGIVFIGPSPTVIESMGSKIEARRMMEKANVPIVPGGNEPLIDGMEAVAKAKVMGFPVMIKASSGGGGIGMQVTHDEEELLKAFTSNQKRATDFFGDGAMYLEKYIADPRHIEIQVLADSAGNTVYLWERECSIQRRHQKVLEEAPSPFVDEEMRKKMGETAVTAAKQIGYKNAGTVEFLVDANKNFYFLEMNTRLQVEHPITEEITGIDLVEQQLKVAYGETLSFTQEEVKLNGHAIEVRIYAEDPVTFFPSPGKISRFSLPEGENVRNETGVEVNSLITPFYDPMIAKLIVKGKDRLSAIKELENALENYHVEGIKTNIPTLKIIVKHEAFLNGDTTTNFVEKYLPKKVKAKKN; from the coding sequence ATGTTTAAGAAAATTTTGATTGCAAATCGGGGAGAAATAGCTGTACGGGTTATCCGTACTTGTAAAAAATTAGGAATTAAAACGGTATGCGTATATTCAGAAGCAGATGCCGAAGCGCTACATGTAAAATTGGCCGACGAAGCATTTTTATTAGGTCCGCCAAAAGTAAGTGAGAGTTACTTAAAAGCCGATAAAATTATCGAGATCGCCAAACTTTCACAAGCAGAAGCGATTCACCCTGGGTATGGACTACTTTCAGAAAACTCTAAATTTGCTGCACAGTGTGAAGAAGCAGGTATTGTTTTTATCGGACCAAGTCCAACTGTTATTGAATCAATGGGTAGTAAAATAGAAGCACGAAGAATGATGGAAAAAGCAAACGTCCCGATTGTTCCTGGTGGAAATGAACCATTAATTGATGGTATGGAAGCGGTTGCTAAAGCAAAGGTAATGGGCTTTCCTGTCATGATTAAGGCATCTAGTGGTGGTGGCGGAATAGGAATGCAAGTTACTCACGATGAAGAGGAATTATTGAAAGCATTCACAAGTAATCAGAAACGTGCAACAGACTTTTTTGGTGACGGAGCTATGTACCTTGAAAAATATATTGCTGACCCGCGACATATTGAAATTCAAGTACTAGCAGATAGTGCTGGAAATACAGTTTATTTATGGGAACGAGAATGTTCAATCCAAAGACGCCACCAAAAAGTATTAGAAGAAGCACCTTCACCATTTGTAGATGAAGAAATGAGAAAGAAGATGGGTGAAACTGCTGTAACGGCTGCAAAACAAATCGGCTATAAGAATGCAGGGACAGTGGAATTTCTTGTCGATGCAAATAAAAATTTTTACTTCTTGGAAATGAATACAAGATTGCAAGTAGAGCATCCAATTACCGAGGAGATTACCGGTATTGATTTAGTTGAACAACAGTTAAAAGTAGCTTATGGAGAAACTTTATCATTTACACAAGAAGAAGTTAAATTAAATGGGCACGCGATTGAAGTCAGAATTTACGCTGAAGATCCTGTAACATTCTTTCCTTCACCTGGAAAAATTAGCAGATTTTCTCTTCCAGAAGGAGAAAATGTTCGAAATGAGACAGGTGTAGAGGTAAATAGCCTGATTACGCCTTTTTATGATCCGATGATTGCAAAGCTAATTGTTAAGGGAAAAGACAGACTAAGCGCGATAAAAGAACTTGAAAATGCCCTAGAAAATTATCATGTTGAAGGAATAAAAACGAATATACCAACGTTAAAAATTATTGTTAAACACGAAGCCTTTCTTAACGGTGATACAACAACAAACTTCGTTGAAAAGTATTTACCAAAAAAGGTAAAAGCAAAAAAAAATTAA
- a CDS encoding acetyl-CoA carboxylase biotin carboxyl carrier protein subunit gives MTEVIASMAGNVWKVLVKQGDQVEEGQDVVILESMKMEIPIAAEISGTVQSVKIEEGQFVNEDDVLLTVE, from the coding sequence ATGACAGAAGTTATCGCATCAATGGCTGGGAATGTATGGAAAGTTTTAGTGAAACAAGGGGACCAAGTAGAAGAAGGACAGGATGTAGTTATCCTTGAATCGATGAAAATGGAAATCCCGATTGCCGCTGAAATATCAGGAACAGTCCAAAGTGTAAAAATTGAGGAAGGTCAATTTGTTAATGAGGATGATGTCCTCTTAACGGTTGAGTAG
- a CDS encoding hydroxymethylglutaryl-CoA lyase, protein MQLPKAVTIKEVGPRDGLQNEEKIISVTDKVEWINKLSNTGLSYIEITSFVNPKWIPALADCYEVATSIERKPGVTYAALVPNQKGLEKALAANVDEVSVFMSASETHNKNNINKSIDETFPILELVVSEALKSGKSVRGYVSTVFGCPYEGAVDIDQVIRVSEKLFEMGITELSLGDTIGIANPRQVQYLLEELLKRYSVNQLALHFHDTRGLAMANIFAALKMGMTTFDSSLGGLGGCPYAPGASGNVATDDVLYMLNGMGIETNINEQKLLEAALFIESRLDKKLTSHSMLVQKSKC, encoded by the coding sequence ATGCAGTTGCCAAAGGCAGTAACAATTAAAGAAGTTGGACCACGAGACGGGCTTCAAAATGAAGAAAAAATAATTTCTGTTACCGATAAAGTGGAGTGGATTAATAAACTTTCAAATACAGGTTTGTCTTATATTGAAATTACTTCATTTGTCAATCCAAAGTGGATCCCAGCTTTAGCAGACTGCTATGAAGTAGCTACATCAATTGAACGAAAACCAGGAGTTACGTATGCGGCTTTAGTACCTAATCAAAAAGGACTTGAAAAAGCTTTAGCGGCAAATGTTGATGAAGTTTCTGTATTTATGTCGGCGAGCGAAACGCATAACAAGAATAATATAAATAAGTCAATTGATGAAACATTTCCAATCTTGGAGCTTGTCGTTTCAGAGGCGTTGAAATCAGGGAAGTCTGTAAGGGGTTATGTCTCGACTGTTTTTGGTTGCCCATATGAAGGAGCAGTTGATATAGATCAAGTAATTAGAGTATCAGAAAAGCTGTTTGAGATGGGGATAACTGAGCTTTCCTTAGGTGACACAATCGGGATTGCTAATCCAAGACAAGTACAGTACCTATTAGAAGAGCTTTTGAAACGCTATTCTGTAAATCAACTAGCACTTCATTTTCATGATACAAGAGGATTGGCGATGGCAAATATTTTTGCGGCACTAAAAATGGGAATGACTACTTTTGATAGCTCGCTTGGAGGACTAGGTGGTTGTCCTTATGCACCGGGAGCATCTGGAAATGTAGCTACTGATGATGTCCTTTATATGCTTAACGGCATGGGAATAGAAACCAATATTAATGAACAAAAATTACTCGAAGCAGCTTTATTTATCGAAAGTCGTCTAGATAAAAAATTAACGAGTCATAGTATGTTAGTTCAAAAATCAAAATGCTGA
- a CDS encoding enoyl-CoA hydratase: MEKQTLLSLSENGVATILLNRADKANSLSIQMLNELQDIFQQVKYDQSIRCLIITGAGEKAFCAGADLKERANMTSIEVKKTVALIRKTINDIELLPMPVIAAINGVALGGGTELALACDIRIASEVAMLGLTETSLGIIPGAGGTQRLTRLIGKGKAKELIFTARKISASEAEKMGLVEYVEKNENLIGKALEISKQICKNAPIAVAQAKLAIDKGYEMDLQSGLAFEQAAYAITIPTKDRLEGLQAFKEKRAPIYKGE, encoded by the coding sequence GTGGAAAAACAAACGTTATTATCTTTAAGTGAAAATGGTGTTGCAACGATTTTACTAAATCGAGCTGATAAAGCAAATTCACTATCAATTCAAATGCTTAATGAGCTTCAAGATATATTTCAACAAGTGAAATACGATCAATCAATTCGTTGTTTAATAATTACTGGAGCAGGAGAAAAAGCGTTTTGTGCAGGGGCAGATTTAAAAGAGAGAGCGAATATGACTTCAATAGAAGTAAAAAAAACGGTTGCGCTTATTCGTAAAACAATTAACGACATAGAACTACTTCCAATGCCAGTCATTGCAGCAATAAATGGAGTGGCCCTAGGTGGTGGAACTGAACTTGCTCTTGCTTGTGATATTCGTATCGCTTCAGAAGTCGCTATGCTTGGATTGACAGAAACATCACTTGGAATTATTCCTGGTGCTGGTGGTACCCAGCGATTAACTAGGCTAATAGGGAAAGGGAAAGCTAAAGAACTAATTTTTACAGCTCGAAAAATTTCTGCTAGTGAAGCTGAGAAAATGGGTTTAGTTGAATATGTAGAAAAAAATGAAAACTTAATCGGAAAAGCTCTTGAAATAAGTAAACAAATTTGTAAAAATGCACCAATTGCAGTTGCACAAGCGAAACTAGCTATTGATAAAGGTTATGAAATGGATCTGCAATCAGGGCTAGCTTTTGAACAAGCTGCTTACGCAATAACAATACCAACAAAAGACCGCTTAGAAGGATTACAAGCGTTTAAAGAAAAACGAGCACCCATCTATAAAGGTGAGTGA
- a CDS encoding acyl-CoA carboxylase subunit beta — MKKGDLVLSLENKLHERVEAIKSGGAEKYHESNSAKGKLFVRDRLNLLLDNGIEIEDGLLANCSDKTLPADGVVTGMGKIDGQSVCFMANDSTIKAGSWGARTVEKIIRIQETADKLKVPMIYLVDSAGARITDQVEMFPGRRGAGKIFYNQVKLSGKIPQICVLFGPSAAGGAYIPAFCDIVIMVDGNASMYLGSPRMAEMVIGEKVSLEEMGGAKMHCSVSGCGDVLAKTEEEAIEQARKYLSYLPPNYQEKPKRIKAINAKEFDKSIEELIPTNQNAPFNMYDLINRIIDENSFFEIKKLFASELITGFARMNGQSVGIIANQPRVKGGVLFPDSADKSAKFITLCDAFHIPLVFLADIPGFMIGTKVERAGIIRHGAKMISAMAEATVPKLSIIVRKAYGAGLYAMAGPAFEPDCCLALPTAQIAVMGPEAAVNAVYANKIAELAEEDRPAFIEEKRNEYRENVDIYRLASELIIDGIIPANSLRDELNSRIEMYMSKYQVFTDRKHPVYPV, encoded by the coding sequence ATTAAAAAGGGGGATTTAGTTTTGTCGCTAGAAAACAAGTTACACGAACGAGTAGAAGCAATAAAAAGTGGTGGAGCTGAGAAGTATCACGAAAGCAATAGTGCAAAAGGTAAGCTCTTTGTAAGGGATCGCCTTAATCTACTGCTTGATAATGGAATTGAGATTGAAGATGGTCTGCTAGCTAATTGTTCAGATAAAACGTTACCAGCAGATGGTGTTGTCACAGGAATGGGAAAAATTGATGGACAATCAGTTTGTTTTATGGCAAATGATTCAACGATTAAAGCGGGGTCATGGGGAGCTAGAACAGTAGAAAAAATTATTAGAATTCAAGAAACAGCAGATAAACTAAAAGTACCGATGATTTATTTAGTTGATTCAGCTGGCGCTAGAATTACAGACCAAGTTGAAATGTTTCCAGGACGACGAGGAGCGGGGAAAATTTTTTATAATCAAGTGAAATTGTCAGGAAAAATTCCGCAAATTTGTGTTTTGTTTGGTCCTTCTGCTGCCGGTGGCGCTTATATTCCAGCTTTCTGCGACATCGTCATTATGGTTGATGGAAATGCTTCAATGTACTTAGGGTCACCACGGATGGCAGAAATGGTCATTGGTGAAAAAGTTTCCTTAGAGGAAATGGGCGGCGCAAAAATGCATTGCTCTGTTTCAGGATGCGGTGACGTATTAGCAAAAACAGAAGAAGAAGCGATCGAACAGGCACGAAAATATTTATCTTATTTGCCACCTAATTATCAAGAAAAACCAAAAAGAATAAAAGCTATTAATGCGAAAGAGTTTGATAAGTCCATCGAAGAGCTTATCCCTACAAATCAAAATGCTCCATTTAATATGTATGATTTAATTAATAGGATTATTGATGAAAACAGTTTTTTTGAAATTAAAAAATTATTTGCATCTGAACTTATTACTGGTTTTGCTAGAATGAACGGGCAATCAGTCGGAATTATTGCTAATCAACCACGAGTCAAAGGTGGTGTATTATTCCCTGATTCTGCAGATAAATCTGCTAAATTTATTACATTGTGTGATGCTTTTCATATACCACTCGTATTCTTAGCAGATATTCCAGGGTTTATGATTGGTACAAAAGTAGAAAGAGCGGGAATTATTCGCCATGGGGCAAAAATGATCTCAGCTATGGCAGAAGCAACAGTTCCGAAACTTTCTATAATTGTCAGAAAAGCATATGGAGCAGGTCTTTATGCAATGGCTGGACCGGCATTTGAACCAGACTGCTGCTTAGCTTTACCAACAGCTCAAATTGCGGTAATGGGGCCAGAAGCCGCGGTAAATGCTGTTTATGCTAATAAAATTGCTGAGTTGGCTGAAGAAGATCGCCCAGCATTTATTGAAGAAAAACGTAATGAGTACCGAGAAAATGTTGATATTTATCGTTTAGCTTCGGAATTAATCATTGATGGAATAATTCCAGCTAATTCGCTTCGAGATGAGCTTAACAGTCGAATTGAGATGTATATGTCAAAGTATCAGGTTTTCACCGATCGTAAACATCCAGTTTATCCAGTGTGA
- a CDS encoding CoA transferase subunit A — MKPIHTSFVDAVKDVQDGATLMVGGFGLCGIPENLIKGLLERGVKDLTIISNNCGVDDWGLGLLLRNKQVKKMISSYVGENKEFERQVLSGELEVELVPQGTLAEKIRAGGAGIPAFYTPAGVGTPIAEGKETKVFNGREYLLEEALVADFSLVRAMKGDKMGNLIYNKTAQNFNPMIATAGKITIAELEELYEIGELPPDQIHTPSVYVQRLIVGKQENRIERLTVSE; from the coding sequence TTGAAACCAATTCATACTTCATTTGTAGATGCAGTTAAGGATGTTCAAGATGGTGCCACGCTAATGGTTGGAGGATTCGGCCTATGTGGAATACCAGAAAATTTGATTAAAGGATTGCTTGAGCGTGGGGTCAAAGATTTAACGATTATCTCGAATAACTGTGGTGTTGATGACTGGGGACTTGGCTTGCTATTAAGAAACAAGCAAGTAAAAAAAATGATTTCATCGTATGTAGGTGAAAATAAAGAGTTTGAACGTCAAGTATTATCTGGAGAGCTTGAAGTTGAATTAGTTCCCCAAGGTACGTTAGCGGAGAAAATCCGTGCAGGTGGAGCAGGGATTCCAGCCTTTTATACACCGGCAGGAGTCGGAACTCCAATTGCTGAAGGAAAAGAAACGAAAGTATTTAATGGAAGAGAGTATTTGTTAGAAGAAGCTCTTGTTGCAGATTTCAGTTTGGTTAGAGCTATGAAAGGTGATAAGATGGGAAATCTTATTTATAATAAAACAGCCCAAAACTTTAACCCAATGATTGCAACAGCAGGAAAAATAACGATTGCTGAACTAGAAGAGCTTTATGAAATAGGAGAATTACCACCAGACCAAATCCACACTCCGAGTGTTTATGTGCAACGATTAATTGTTGGTAAGCAAGAAAATCGAATTGAACGACTAACGGTTAGCGAATAG
- a CDS encoding CoA transferase subunit B produces the protein MVNTRERIARRAEKEIEDGFFVNLGIGMPTLVANFISDNKQVVLQSENGLLGIGPYPTKDKVDPDLINAGKETVTAIEGASYFSSAESFAMIRGGHIDLAILGAMEVAENGDLANWMIPGKMIKGMGGAMDLVHGARRVVIIMDHVNRNGEPKILKQCSLPLTGKAVVNRIITDRAVIDVTDKGMELIEVMDGFTVEDIQNSTEPELIIAENLK, from the coding sequence ATAGTGAATACTCGTGAACGAATTGCGCGACGTGCTGAAAAAGAAATTGAAGACGGTTTCTTCGTTAATTTAGGAATTGGGATGCCAACACTTGTAGCTAATTTTATTTCTGACAATAAGCAAGTGGTCCTACAATCGGAAAATGGTTTGTTAGGAATTGGTCCATATCCGACTAAGGATAAAGTAGATCCAGATTTAATAAATGCAGGGAAAGAAACGGTTACGGCGATTGAAGGGGCATCGTATTTTAGTAGTGCAGAATCATTTGCGATGATCCGCGGAGGCCATATTGATCTAGCTATACTAGGGGCAATGGAAGTAGCTGAAAATGGTGATTTGGCAAATTGGATGATCCCAGGAAAAATGATTAAAGGGATGGGTGGGGCAATGGATTTAGTTCATGGCGCTCGCAGAGTTGTTATCATCATGGATCATGTCAATCGAAACGGCGAACCGAAAATTTTAAAGCAATGTAGTCTCCCGCTTACAGGCAAAGCTGTTGTAAATAGAATTATCACGGATCGAGCGGTGATTGATGTGACAGATAAGGGCATGGAGCTAATTGAAGTCATGGACGGATTCACAGTTGAGGATATTCAAAATTCAACAGAACCAGAGCTAATCATTGCCGAAAATTTAAAGTAA